The following DNA comes from Acidimicrobiales bacterium.
TGTTCGGGGAGGGAGAGCCCCGGGCCGAGGTGATGCTGGTCGGCGAGCAGCCCGGGGACCGGGAGGACATCGAGGGCGCTCCGTTCGTCGGCCCGGCCGGGCGCCTGCTGGACGAGGCGCTGGAACGGGCCGGGATCGACCGGCGCACGGTGTACGTCACCAACGCCGTCAAGCACTTCAAGTGGGAGGCGCGGGGCA
Coding sequences within:
- a CDS encoding uracil-DNA glycosylase family protein, which codes for MGAEEFLPDRPDDLDRLREASATCRGCDLYAGATQTVFGEGEPRAEVMLVGEQPGDREDIEGAPFVGPAGRLLDEALERAGIDRRTVYVTNAVKHFKWEARG